The following coding sequences lie in one Isoptericola variabilis 225 genomic window:
- a CDS encoding NAD(P)H-hydrate epimerase — protein MIEAWSAADVRAAEEPLLAAGVPLMERASFALATQVLRDLRARRRSVRGARVALLVGAGNNGGDALHAGAYLARRGVAVTAVLVAERAHAAGLAALRAAGGRVEALHEAPERLGGVAGDVARSDVVLDGLLGIGARGALRGLAADLVRVLDAGPRPWVVAVDLPSGIGVDDGTVPGPVLRADRTVTFGAAKPGLLLPPAAHLVGELTVVDIGLALRAEPAVRRLEPADVGRAWPVPGPGDHKYTRGVVGVVAGTSTYPGAAVLAASAAVRAGAGMVRYVGPPAVGQAVLAVRPEVVTAPGRVQAWALGSGVPVGFGTAQAGRDEGQHRRARTALAEAAGRPGSPVERTVPAVVDAGGLDLLEPTSPPWFVLTPHAGELAALLRRRGEDVEREAVEAEPVRWARRARELTGATVLLKGSVTVVAGMDGTYAQADAPAWLATAGSGDVLAGVLGAMLAARSADVVGRPALSAEVASATALMHGLAWRRAGQGGPVAALEIAGAVPAVVADLLPRG, from the coding sequence ATGATCGAGGCCTGGTCCGCCGCGGACGTCCGCGCCGCCGAGGAGCCGCTGCTCGCGGCCGGGGTCCCGCTCATGGAGCGGGCCTCTTTCGCGCTCGCCACGCAGGTGCTCCGGGACCTGCGTGCCCGACGGCGGTCGGTGCGCGGCGCTCGCGTCGCACTTCTCGTGGGGGCCGGGAACAACGGGGGCGACGCGCTGCACGCCGGGGCGTATCTCGCCCGCCGCGGGGTCGCGGTCACCGCGGTGCTCGTCGCCGAGCGCGCCCACGCCGCCGGGCTCGCGGCGCTGCGTGCCGCCGGCGGGCGCGTCGAGGCGCTGCACGAGGCGCCGGAGCGGCTCGGTGGCGTCGCCGGCGACGTGGCGCGCTCCGACGTCGTGCTCGACGGGCTGCTCGGCATCGGCGCGCGCGGCGCGCTGCGCGGCCTCGCCGCCGACCTGGTCCGGGTGCTCGACGCCGGCCCCCGGCCCTGGGTGGTGGCCGTCGACCTGCCGTCGGGCATCGGCGTCGACGACGGCACGGTGCCCGGCCCCGTGCTGCGCGCCGACCGCACGGTCACGTTCGGCGCGGCCAAGCCGGGCCTGCTGCTGCCGCCCGCCGCGCACCTCGTGGGCGAGCTGACCGTCGTCGACATCGGGCTGGCGCTCCGCGCCGAGCCCGCGGTGCGGCGGCTCGAGCCCGCCGACGTCGGGCGCGCGTGGCCGGTACCGGGACCGGGAGACCACAAGTACACCCGCGGCGTGGTCGGCGTCGTCGCGGGGACGTCGACGTACCCCGGCGCGGCGGTGCTCGCGGCGTCCGCGGCCGTGCGGGCCGGGGCCGGCATGGTGCGGTACGTGGGTCCGCCCGCGGTCGGGCAGGCCGTCCTCGCCGTCCGGCCCGAGGTCGTCACCGCTCCCGGCCGGGTGCAGGCGTGGGCGCTCGGGTCGGGGGTGCCGGTCGGGTTCGGCACGGCACAGGCCGGCCGGGACGAGGGCCAGCACCGGCGGGCGCGCACGGCGCTCGCGGAGGCCGCCGGCCGGCCGGGCTCGCCGGTCGAGCGGACCGTGCCGGCCGTCGTCGACGCGGGCGGCCTGGACCTGCTCGAGCCGACGTCGCCGCCGTGGTTCGTGCTCACCCCGCACGCCGGCGAGCTCGCCGCGCTCCTGCGCCGGCGCGGCGAGGACGTCGAGCGCGAGGCGGTCGAGGCGGAGCCCGTGCGCTGGGCGCGGCGCGCCCGCGAGCTCACCGGAGCCACCGTGCTCCTCAAGGGCTCCGTGACGGTCGTCGCGGGGATGGACGGCACCTACGCGCAGGCCGACGCGCCCGCGTGGCTCGCCACCGCCGGCTCGGGCGACGTGCTCGCCGGCGTGCTCGGCGCGATGCTCGCCGCACGGTCCGCCGACGTCGTGGGGCGGCCGGCGCTCTCTGCCGAGGTCGCGTCCGCGACCGCGCTCATGCACGGGCTCGCCTGGCGGAGGGCCGGTCAGGGCGGGCCGGTCGCGGCGCTCGAGATCGCCGGGGCGGTGCCCGCCGTCGTCGCCGACCTGCTGCCGCGCGGCTGA
- a CDS encoding SDR family NAD(P)-dependent oxidoreductase, producing the protein MTITGRDAASLADAWRANLGANLLATVLVVTAVLRDMPAGGTVVTVGSIGAEYAATSYGVAKAAVQAWTAGLSDDVAALVEFLASPGARHVTGQTLHVNGGAFTTR; encoded by the coding sequence GTGACCATCACCGGGCGGGACGCCGCGTCGCTCGCCGACGCGTGGCGGGCCAACCTCGGGGCGAACCTGCTCGCCACCGTGCTCGTCGTGACCGCGGTGCTGCGCGACATGCCGGCCGGTGGCACGGTCGTGACCGTCGGCTCGATCGGCGCCGAGTACGCCGCCACCTCGTACGGCGTCGCGAAGGCCGCGGTGCAGGCGTGGACGGCCGGGCTCTCCGACGACGTCGCGGCACTCGTCGAGTTCCTCGCGTCGCCCGGCGCCCGCCACGTCACCGGCCAGACGCTGCACGTGAACGGCGGCGCGTTCACGACCCGCTGA
- a CDS encoding MarR family winged helix-turn-helix transcriptional regulator has product MPDHPLDEVATLPAAEIAAAWERELPGVPTASIGVVTPLWRVAKLLADERRRTLVRLGVDAATLDLLSTLRRSGEPWTLTTRELAAQCLVTAGAVSQRVARAERDGLVSRAPSDAGPRAVAVTLTTAGHATVERVVRELLAHEEGLLAPLSHAERAELARALEELLRSLQAR; this is encoded by the coding sequence ATGCCTGACCACCCCCTCGACGAGGTGGCGACGCTGCCCGCCGCCGAGATCGCGGCCGCGTGGGAGCGCGAGCTCCCGGGCGTGCCGACCGCGTCGATCGGGGTCGTCACGCCGCTGTGGCGGGTGGCCAAGCTGCTCGCGGACGAGCGCCGGCGCACGCTCGTGCGCCTGGGGGTCGACGCCGCCACGCTCGACCTGCTCAGCACCCTGCGCCGGTCCGGCGAGCCATGGACCCTCACGACCCGCGAGCTCGCGGCCCAGTGCCTCGTCACCGCGGGGGCCGTCTCGCAGCGCGTCGCCCGTGCCGAGCGGGACGGCCTCGTGTCGCGCGCGCCGTCCGACGCCGGACCGCGTGCGGTCGCGGTCACGCTCACGACCGCGGGGCACGCGACCGTCGAGCGCGTCGTGCGCGAGCTGCTGGCGCACGAGGAGGGGCTGCTCGCGCCGTTGTCGCACGCCGAGAGGGCAGAGCTCGCCCGTGCGCTCGAGGAGCTGCTGCGCTCGCTGCAGGCGCGGTGA
- a CDS encoding glutathione peroxidase has product MSLYDIKLDRMDGSVTSLAELRDRVILVVNVASRCGLAPQYAQLEELQRRYAERGFTVVAFPSNQFFQELSTDEKVAEFCSSTYGVTFPVLARVKVNGRHTHPLYAELKKTADADGHRGRIRWNFEKFLVLPGGTVRRFAPRVEPTDPAIVEVIEAHLPT; this is encoded by the coding sequence GTGAGCCTCTACGACATCAAGCTCGACCGGATGGACGGCAGCGTCACCTCGCTCGCGGAGCTCCGCGACCGCGTGATCCTCGTGGTCAACGTGGCCTCGCGGTGCGGGCTGGCGCCGCAGTACGCGCAGCTCGAGGAGCTGCAGCGCCGCTACGCCGAGCGGGGGTTCACCGTGGTGGCCTTCCCGAGCAACCAGTTCTTCCAGGAGCTCTCGACCGACGAGAAGGTCGCCGAGTTCTGCTCCAGCACCTACGGCGTGACGTTCCCCGTGCTGGCCCGGGTCAAGGTCAACGGCCGGCACACCCACCCGCTGTACGCGGAGCTCAAGAAGACCGCCGACGCCGACGGGCACCGCGGCCGGATCCGGTGGAACTTCGAGAAGTTCCTCGTGCTGCCCGGCGGCACCGTGCGCCGCTTCGCGCCACGCGTCGAGCCCACGGACCCGGCGATCGTCGAGGTGATCGAGGCCCACCTGCCGACGTAG
- a CDS encoding pseudouridine synthase, which produces MPTPEPSSAPRRGGPRRHRPPLPVRDGLNPTRLVLPHDAASVAAYPTAARYLLARFPDDAARLREKIAAGEVVTGRGEPVTEETPYEPRGFLYLYRDPPAEEPEAPALADVEVLHRDDDLLVVDKPHLVSTMPRGRWVTRSLLVHLRTTLGLPDLVPAHRLDRPTAGVLVLTVRPQVRGAYQEVFQERRATKVYEAVAPLPGPGLELPTTVRSRIVKHRGVVRAVEEPGEPNAESRVDLVGRDEERGLGLYRLEPHTGKTHQLRLHMASLGVPILHDPFWPQLRADAPDDPAHPLQLLARSLAFDDPLTGEPRRFVSRRTLSAW; this is translated from the coding sequence GTGCCCACGCCCGAGCCGTCGTCCGCGCCCCGCCGGGGCGGGCCGCGCAGGCACCGGCCGCCGCTGCCGGTGCGCGACGGCCTCAACCCGACGCGCCTCGTCCTGCCGCACGACGCCGCCTCGGTCGCCGCGTACCCGACCGCCGCCCGCTACCTGCTCGCGCGGTTCCCCGACGACGCCGCGCGCCTGCGCGAGAAGATCGCGGCCGGCGAGGTCGTCACGGGCCGGGGCGAGCCCGTCACCGAGGAGACGCCGTACGAGCCGCGCGGCTTCCTCTACCTCTACCGGGACCCGCCCGCCGAGGAGCCCGAGGCCCCGGCGCTCGCCGACGTCGAGGTGCTGCACCGCGACGACGACCTGCTCGTCGTCGACAAGCCGCACCTCGTGTCGACGATGCCGCGCGGCCGCTGGGTCACGCGCTCGCTCCTCGTCCACCTGCGCACGACGCTCGGCCTGCCCGACCTCGTACCCGCGCACCGGCTCGACCGGCCCACGGCCGGCGTCCTCGTGCTCACGGTCCGGCCCCAGGTGCGCGGCGCGTACCAGGAGGTCTTCCAGGAGCGGCGCGCGACCAAGGTCTACGAGGCGGTCGCGCCGCTGCCGGGTCCCGGCCTCGAGCTCCCGACGACGGTCCGCTCGCGCATCGTCAAGCACCGCGGCGTCGTGCGGGCCGTCGAGGAGCCCGGGGAGCCCAACGCCGAGTCGCGCGTCGACCTCGTCGGGCGCGACGAGGAGCGCGGCCTCGGCCTGTACCGGCTGGAGCCGCACACCGGCAAGACGCACCAGCTCCGGCTGCACATGGCGTCGCTCGGCGTGCCGATCCTGCACGACCCGTTCTGGCCGCAGCTGCGCGCCGACGCCCCCGACGACCCCGCGCACCCGCTGCAGCTGCTCGCCCGCTCGCTCGCGTTCGACGACCCCCTCACCGGCGAGCCGCGGCGGTTCGTCTCGCGCCGCACCCTCTCCGCCTGGTGA
- the alr gene encoding alanine racemase yields MSSSDLAPGAPARAVVDLDAIRDNVRALRDHAPSSDLMAVVKADGYGHGMVPAARAALAGGATWLGVATAHEALALRASGVTGDARVLVWLLVPGAPFADLVRADVDVTVAAPWSVDEVAAGAREAGRPARVHLKVDTGLSRNGVTPADLPGVVRRLATLEASGEVRVVGVFSHLACADEPGHPSVARQAAAFDDAARAVAAAGLRPEVRHLANSAATLTAPEVHHDLVRPGIAVYGLSPVPQLGPPGAYGLRPAMTLEARLGNVKAVPAGEGVSYGHLYTTPRDTVLGLVPLGYADGIPRHASGGSAGVGGPVAVGSGDARRVLRIAGRVCMDQVVLDLGPDATERPGDVATLFGASEGVAHGATVPNAQDWAEAAGTISYEIVTRIGARVPRTYAGKDVQP; encoded by the coding sequence GTGAGCAGCTCCGACCTGGCGCCCGGCGCCCCGGCGCGCGCCGTCGTCGACCTCGACGCGATCCGCGACAACGTGCGCGCGCTGCGCGACCACGCGCCGTCGTCGGACCTCATGGCCGTCGTCAAGGCCGACGGGTACGGGCACGGCATGGTGCCCGCTGCGCGCGCGGCGCTCGCGGGCGGCGCCACCTGGCTCGGCGTCGCGACGGCGCACGAGGCGCTCGCCCTGCGTGCCTCCGGGGTCACGGGCGACGCGCGGGTGCTCGTCTGGCTGCTCGTCCCCGGCGCGCCGTTCGCCGACCTGGTGCGTGCCGACGTCGACGTGACCGTCGCCGCGCCGTGGTCGGTCGACGAGGTCGCCGCCGGCGCGCGCGAGGCCGGGCGCCCCGCGCGGGTACACCTCAAGGTCGACACGGGGCTGAGCCGCAACGGCGTCACGCCCGCCGACCTGCCCGGCGTCGTGCGCCGGCTCGCGACCCTCGAGGCCTCGGGCGAGGTGCGCGTCGTCGGCGTCTTCTCCCACCTCGCGTGCGCGGACGAGCCGGGCCACCCGTCGGTCGCGCGGCAGGCCGCGGCGTTCGACGACGCGGCGCGTGCGGTCGCGGCCGCCGGGCTGCGGCCCGAGGTGCGCCACCTCGCCAACTCGGCGGCGACCCTCACCGCGCCCGAGGTGCACCACGACCTGGTGCGGCCCGGCATCGCCGTCTACGGACTGTCGCCGGTGCCGCAGCTCGGTCCGCCCGGGGCGTACGGCCTGCGACCGGCCATGACGCTCGAGGCGCGCCTCGGGAACGTCAAGGCGGTCCCCGCGGGCGAGGGCGTCTCCTACGGTCACCTGTACACGACGCCGCGCGACACGGTGCTCGGGCTCGTCCCGCTCGGGTACGCCGACGGGATCCCCCGGCACGCGTCGGGCGGGTCGGCCGGCGTGGGCGGCCCGGTCGCCGTCGGCAGCGGCGACGCGCGTCGCGTGCTGCGCATCGCGGGGCGGGTGTGCATGGACCAGGTCGTGCTCGACCTCGGCCCCGACGCGACCGAGCGCCCGGGCGACGTCGCGACGCTGTTCGGCGCGTCCGAGGGCGTCGCGCACGGGGCCACCGTGCCGAACGCCCAGGACTGGGCCGAGGCCGCCGGAACCATCAGCTACGAGATCGTGACGCGGATCGGTGCGCGCGTGCCGCGCACCTACGCGGGGAAGGACGTGCAACCGTGA
- the tsaE gene encoding tRNA (adenosine(37)-N6)-threonylcarbamoyltransferase complex ATPase subunit type 1 TsaE codes for MSDVVAQAELDLPDAESTKALGAALAGILRAGDLVILTGDLGAGKTTLTQGLGAALGVRGQVASPTFIVAREHPPLPREDGSRGPALVHVDAYRLGGLDELDALDLDSSLDESVTVVEWGRGLAEALTEDRLEIDLERPRGGDVSADEPEAGTRHATLRGVGARWAGVDLAALLAR; via the coding sequence GTGAGCGACGTCGTCGCACAGGCCGAGCTCGACCTGCCGGACGCCGAGTCGACCAAGGCGCTCGGCGCCGCGCTCGCCGGCATCCTGCGGGCCGGGGACCTCGTGATCCTCACGGGCGACCTGGGCGCGGGCAAGACGACGCTGACCCAGGGCCTGGGCGCCGCGCTCGGCGTGCGGGGCCAGGTCGCGTCCCCGACGTTCATCGTCGCGCGCGAGCACCCGCCGCTGCCGCGCGAGGACGGGTCGCGCGGGCCCGCGCTCGTGCACGTCGACGCCTACCGCCTCGGCGGCCTCGACGAGCTCGACGCGCTGGACCTCGACTCGTCGCTCGACGAGTCCGTCACCGTCGTCGAGTGGGGCCGCGGGCTGGCCGAGGCGCTCACCGAGGACCGGCTCGAGATCGACCTCGAGCGCCCGCGCGGCGGCGACGTCTCCGCCGACGAACCGGAGGCCGGGACCCGGCACGCCACGCTGCGCGGCGTCGGGGCCCGGTGGGCCGGCGTCGACCTCGCCGCACTGCTGGCGCGCTAG